A genomic stretch from Eptesicus fuscus isolate TK198812 chromosome 15, DD_ASM_mEF_20220401, whole genome shotgun sequence includes:
- the ARHGEF39 gene encoding rho guanine nucleotide exchange factor 39: protein MSTGQLGMENPGPRARCPVQEQRARWERKRACTARELLETERRYQEQLGLVATYFVGILRAKGTLRPPERQALFGPWELIYGASQELLPRLEGGHWGQGLEGFCPHLELYTQFAANAERSQTTLQEQLKKSKRFRRFVRLQEGRPEFGGLQLQDLLPLPLQRLQQYENLVVALAENTSPNSPDHQQLTRAARLISEAAQRVHTIGQKQKNDQHLRRVQALLSGRRAKGLTSGRWFLRQGWLLVVPPRGEPRPRMFFLFSDVLVVAKPRPPLHLLQSGTFVCRAVYPMAQCQLQRVFGHSGGPCGGLLSLSFPREKLLLMSTDQEELLRWYHSLTLAISSQKN, encoded by the exons ATGTCCACCGGTCAGCTAGGCATGGAGAACCCGGGGCCCAGGGCCCGGTGCCCGGTGCAAGAGCAGCGTGCCCGTTGGGAGCGGAAACGCGCCTGCACCGCCCGGGAGCTGCTGGAGACCGAGCGGCGCTACCAGGAGCAGCTGGGGCTGGTGGCCACG TACTTCGTGGGGATTCTGAGAGCCAAGGGCACCCTGCGACCGCCGGAGCGCCAGGCCCTGTTTGGGCCCTGGGAGCTCATTTACGGCGCCagcca AGAGCTGCTTCCCCGCCTGGAAGGAGgccactgggggcaggggctggagggctTCTGCCCCCACCTGGAGCTCTACACCCAGTTTGCTGCCAACGCAGAGAGGTCCCAGACCACCCTGCAG GAACAACTAAAGAAAAGCAAACGTTTCCGGAGGTTCGTGAGGCTTCAGGAAGGCCGCCCTGAGTTTGGGGGCCTTCAGCTCCAGGACCTGCTCCCTTTACCTCTGCAGAGGCTTCAGCA GTATGAAAACCTTGTTGTTGCTTTGGCTGAAAACACAAGTCCCAACAGCCCTGACCACCAACAGCTCACAC GGGCTGCTCGGCTGATAAGTGAGGCTGCCCAGAGAGTCCACACCATTGGTCAGAAACAGAAGAATGACCAGCACCTCCGGCGTGTCCAGGCCCTTCTCAGCGGCCGCCGGGCAAAAGGGCTCACCTCAG GTCGCTGGTTCCTCCGCCAGGGCTGGCTGTTGGTAGTGCCTCCCCGTGGGGAACCTCGGCCCCGAATGTTCTTCCTGTTCTCTGACGTGCTTGTCGTGGCCAAGCCTCGGCCCCCATTGCACCTGCTGCAGAGTGGCACCTTTGTCTGCCGGGCCGTCTACCCCATGGCCCAGTGTCAACTCCAAAGGGTCTTTGGCCACTCGGGGGGCCCTTGTGGTGGACTGCTCAGT CTGTCCTTTCCTCGTGAGAAGCTACTGCTTATGTCCACGGACCAGGAGGAGCTGTTGCGCTGGTACCACAGTCTGACCTTGGCCATCAG CAGCCAGAAGAACTAG
- the CA9 gene encoding carbonic anhydrase 9: MAPLCPRPWLPLQISAPAPGPTVQLLLLLLLLVPTHPQSPSRMQGTPSMGGDSSGEDDPVGEEDLPSEEDLPGEEDTPGMKSEPEEDSLKAEDLPTAAPSNTHRNKEGNDHSHWRYGGDPPWPQVAPTCAGRFQSPVDIRPEHTALSPALRPLQLLGFELPPLPELRLRNNGHTVQLTLPPGLQMALGPGREYRALQLHLHWGSAGRPGSEHTVGGHRFPAEVHVVHLSTAFATVDEALGRPGGLAVLAAFLQEGPEENSAYEQLLSHLKEVAEEDSETRVPGLDVSALLPSDLSRYFRYEGSLTTPPCAQGVIWTVFNQTVRLSAKQLHSLSDSLWGPEDSPLQLNFRATQPLNGRTIEASFPAGGERTAETVQPVHLNSCLAAGDILALVFGILFAVTSVAFLVQMSRRHPSGTKGTVSYHPAEVTETVA; encoded by the exons ATGGCTCCCCTgtgccccaggccctggctccctctgcagatctcagctcctgctccaggccccactgtgcagctgctgctgctgctgctgctcttggTACCTACCCATCCCCAGAGCCCATCCCGGATGCAGGGGACTCCCTCCATGGGAGGAGATTCATCCGGGGAAGATGATCCAGTGGGCGAGGAGGACCTGCCCAGTGAAGAGGACCTCCCTGGAGAGGAGGACACGCCCGGCATGAAGAGTGAACCAGAAGAGGACTCTCTGAAGGCAGAGGATCTACCCACTGCCGCTCCCAGCAACACCCACAGGAACAAAG AGG GGAACGACCACAGCCATTGGCGCTATGGAG GCGACCCGCCCTGGCCCCAGGTGGCCCCCACCTGCGCCGGCCGCTTCCAGTCCCCGGTGGACATCCGCCCGGAGCACACGGCCCTGAGCCCCGCCCTGCGGCCCCTGCAACTGCTGGGCTTTGAGCTCCCGCCGCTCCCGGAGCTGCGCCTCCGAAACAATGGCCACACCG TGCAGCTGACTCTGCCTCCCGGGCTGCAGATGGCCCTGGGTCCCGGGCGGGAGTACCGCGCCCTGCAGCTGCATCTGCACTGGGGGTCTGCGGGTCGCCCCGGCTCGGAGCACACGGTTGGCGGCCACCGTTTCCCTGCCGAG GTCCACGTGGTTCACCTCAGCACTGCATTTGCCACAGTCGACGAGGCCCTGGGGCGCCCAGGGGGCCTGGCCGTGCTGGCCGCCTTTCTGCAG GAAGGCCCGGAAGAAAACAGTGCCTATGAGCAGTTGCTGTCTCATTTGAAAGAAGTCGCCGAGGAAG ACTCAGAGACTCGGGTGCCAGGACTGGACGTGTCTGCACTGCTGCCCTCCGATCTCAGCCGCTACTTCCGATATGAGGGGTCTCTGACCACACCCCCCTGTGCCCAAGGGGTCATCTGGACTGTTTTCAACCAGACAGTGAGACTGAGTGCTAAGCAG CTCCACTCCCTCTCTGACTCCCTGTGGGGGCCTGAGGACTCTCCGCTACAGCTGAACTTCCGAGCCACGCAGCCTCTGAATGGGCGAACGATCGAGGCCTCCTTCCCTGCTGGAGGGGAGCGGACCGCTGAGACTGTTCAGCCAG TCCACCTGAACTCCTGCCTCGCTGCTG GTGACATCCTGGCCCTGGTTTTTGGCATTCTCTTTGCTGTGACCAGCGTTGCCTTCCTTGTGCAAATGAGCAGGCG ACATCCAAGTGGGACCAAAGGGACCGTTAGCTACCATCCAGCAGAGGTCACCGAGACTGTGGCCTAG